The Saprospiraceae bacterium genome includes the window CCTAGTTCTTCCAGCCGTTCCCAAATCCGGGCATTACTTCCGGTGGCAATCATTAATTTGTCGGCAAAGAAAGTCTCGTCCTTTTGGCAAAGCAGTTTCCATTGCTTGTGCTCTTCAGAAGGTGGGGAAAGCGCTATAACATTTTTCTGGCAAAGCACTTTGACACCTGCGCGCTCGGCACTCTGCAAGAGGCAATCCATGATAGACTGCGAACGATCACTCGTCGGAAAGATACGCCCATCGTCCTCGATCTTCAATTCGACCCCACGGTCTTCGTACCAAGCCTGGGTGTCTCCGCAGGCAAATCGGTTGAAGGGGCCAAGCAATTCTTTGGCTCCTCTTGGATAAAATTTCACTAATTCTTTGGGAACATAACAGGCATGGGTGACATTGCAGCGTCCCCCTCCCGAGATTTTAACTTTCCCCAAAACGTCTTTTCCCCTTTCGAGAAGGGTTACTTCAGCGGCAGGATTAAGCTCGGCACAGCGAATAGCAGCGAAAAAACCGGCGGCCCCTCCGCCAATGATGATAATTTGCATGGCGCAAATATAAGTACTTATTCGTTCTCCGTTTGGACTTTTGGCGCTTTTGGAAATCTTCCGCCTTCTAAGTGGGAAGTTGGAAGTCGGAAAATTGCGCTCCTGAGTTTTTCCGCCTTCCGCCTTCCCATTTCCGCCTTTCAAAACAGCGAATGTCAAAAGCTCCTGTCTATTTGAACGTCCTATTTCTCAATTGGCTTAAAGCGGATTTCCACCCTTCTATTCTGTGCGCGGCCTTCCTCTATTTCATTGGAGGCGATGGGCTGGTCCATGCCAAAGCCTGTGGCAGAAATCAAATTAGGAGAAACGCCTTGTTGGATAAGGAAATCTTTTGTCGCCTGGGCCCGGTTTTGAGAAAGAGTCAGGTTATATTCAGCACTGCCAACATTATCGGTATGGCCACTAATTTCAACCTTCAAGTCTTGCGCAAGCAGGAGCTGAGCCAGTCGCTTTAGTTCCGTAAAAGAAGTTGACTTAATATCAAACTTACTCGTTTCAAAAAAGAGATTTTTTAAAGGAATGGCGATGTTGTTTTCTACGATTTCAGTCAAATTGGGGACGACAATGTTATCGATTTGTTTAAGTTGATCCGTTTGGGACCTAAGATCAATATTGTTACTTATGGGATAATAGCCAGGTTGATCCACCCGATAGCTATATAACTTGCCAAGCGGAAGGCTAATGAAAAAATGACCACTAATCGGATCGGGATTGATTTCCCCGGCAGTTTCCCCGGTTTCCATATCTTCCACAATAATACTAAAGGTCAAAGGTTGGCCGTCTACGCCCAATAATTTGCCCTCGAGGGTAGCCACATCCTGCGGTCTGGCTTTATCTGGTAAAAGTAAACTGAAGAGGTCTTCCCCTTTTTCCGGGATTTGTTTGGAGAAATAAGCTTCCCGGCCATCCGTGCTTACTTTGTATCCCCAGTCATTAGCGGTGGTATTGATGGTTTTGCCGAGGTTGACAGGGGTTGTCCATTCTGTCCAGGAATCACCGACCCGGGTTGTCTTGAAAACATCCAGCCCGCCAAGGCCAGCATGGCCATTAGAACTAAAATAAAGCGTGCGCATATCTGGGTGAAGAAAAGGAGAGCGTTCTTCCCAGGGGGTATTGAGGGTTGTCCCGAGGTTTTGAGGGGCGCTCCAGGTATCATTGGGCAGTTTGTAGCTGATGTAAAGGTCGATGTTTTCTTCAATGGACAAGCCAATTCGATCGGGCCTTCTGGCGGCAAAAATGACGACTTTTTTATCGGCAGCGACCGTTGTCCCACCTTGCCAAATGGATTTGGTGGTAGTCGAGAAAAAAGGCATAGGTTCTGACCAACCCTTTGCGGTTTTCTCGCTAATCATGACCTGTCCATTGATAAAAAGAATCAAGTTGCTGCCATCAGCCGAAACAGCCAAGGGTGCTTCATTGTTGAAGGTATGAAAGCGTTTGATTGGCACGGGTTTGCTCCAGGTCTCACCTTCTTTTTGGCTGGTATAGATATTTTCCACTTCATCCATCAGTCGGCAGAAATAAAGCGTTTGCCCATCGGCAGTAATCACCGGTGAGTACTCAGGATAGGCCGTATTGACTTGATCGCCAAACGATTCGGATAGTATAGGTGTCTCTGTTGTTGAAATGATTTCCTGTAATTGACTTAGTCGGGTTGTATCCTGCTTGAAATCCTCCTCAAAGGTCTGGAGGGTTTCAGCCAAAGCGGTCCAATCCTGGTCATCGATCATTTTTTTACTTATTAAAAGAACAGACTGATAAGCACGATAGCTTGGCGCCGCTTTTTTGATGTAGGCCAACAATTCAGGTTGATCTGTTTCTTCAGAAAAAGCAGGCGTTTTTCTAGCCAATCCATATTCCTCCCGAAAATTGACAGAGTCGATCATTTCTGGGAAATTATTGTAAAATCGTTCGAAACCGGTGGCCTCCCCATAGCAAGCATAAAAAGGATAAAGTGCTTGAATCGCTTTGGGAATTAAATGATTATCGGTTAGTCGGAATTGGTCTTCAAACTGGTAGGTAAAGGGCGATTTGTTGATGACCCTGGCTAAGGTTTCATCCATGAATGGCGTCAATCGGGGGTACCGATTCATTAAATTGAATAAGGCTTGTACAGGTGGATCGGGATATTTTTTCAAAAAACTTAAA containing:
- a CDS encoding NAD(P)/FAD-dependent oxidoreductase is translated as MTFAVLKGGNGKAEGGKTQERNFPTSNFPLRRRKISKSAKSPNGERISTYICAMQIIIIGGGAAGFFAAIRCAELNPAAEVTLLERGKDVLGKVKISGGGRCNVTHACYVPKELVKFYPRGAKELLGPFNRFACGDTQAWYEDRGVELKIEDDGRIFPTSDRSQSIMDCLLQSAERAGVKVLCQKNVIALSPPSEEHKQWKLLCQKDETFFADKLMIATGSNARIWERLEELGHHIIPPVPSLFTFNIKDDRIKDLPGISVPKAQIKIPQLKLQTDGPLLITHWGLSGPAILKLSAWGARAFADCQYRFTIFVNWINENTEEVAGELKATKTQFSKRKPFNHAMYGLPTRLWQSMLRASDIPETINWADLNKTQLNKLATELTQASFQVDGKSTFKEEFVTAGGIDLKEIDFKQFKSKIIPELYLAGEILNIDALTGGFNFQAAWTGGWIAGEAMAECLFGGRL
- a CDS encoding OmpA family protein; the encoded protein is MRINVLLLLICCFSHNLFGQNKAATSISELRALLDKGKIFGDSTKTNYQPDSAYQYTLDAQSAFRKLRKGDQKKLEKEGITTGHFSQLKRQYTEQAFRLALQQGQSKALDDFLEKYPRITFSLAIQARQARNELFFSEQRDAGNYDVLLAFLEANRSSLQENSPELVPKLEEAVVLSFLKKYPDPPVQALFNLMNRYPRLTPFMDETLARVINKSPFTYQFEDQFRLTDNHLIPKAIQALYPFYACYGEATGFERFYNNFPEMIDSVNFREEYGLARKTPAFSEETDQPELLAYIKKAAPSYRAYQSVLLISKKMIDDQDWTALAETLQTFEEDFKQDTTRLSQLQEIISTTETPILSESFGDQVNTAYPEYSPVITADGQTLYFCRLMDEVENIYTSQKEGETWSKPVPIKRFHTFNNEAPLAVSADGSNLILFINGQVMISEKTAKGWSEPMPFFSTTTKSIWQGGTTVAADKKVVIFAARRPDRIGLSIEENIDLYISYKLPNDTWSAPQNLGTTLNTPWEERSPFLHPDMRTLYFSSNGHAGLGGLDVFKTTRVGDSWTEWTTPVNLGKTINTTANDWGYKVSTDGREAYFSKQIPEKGEDLFSLLLPDKARPQDVATLEGKLLGVDGQPLTFSIIVEDMETGETAGEINPDPISGHFFISLPLGKLYSYRVDQPGYYPISNNIDLRSQTDQLKQIDNIVVPNLTEIVENNIAIPLKNLFFETSKFDIKSTSFTELKRLAQLLLAQDLKVEISGHTDNVGSAEYNLTLSQNRAQATKDFLIQQGVSPNLISATGFGMDQPIASNEIEEGRAQNRRVEIRFKPIEK